A stretch of the Desulfovibrio sp. X2 genome encodes the following:
- the hisG gene encoding ATP phosphoribosyltransferase — MMSKDKLKLGIPKGSLQDATIKLFAKAGWKINPSHRNYFPEVDDADISCAMCRAQEMSRYVADGTLDVGLTGKDWIMENESDVVVVSDLVYSKVSNRPARWVLAVGGDSPYRKPEDLQGKKIATELVGFTKRYFAERGIKVDVEYSWGATEAKVVQGLCDAIVEVTETGTTIKAHGLRIIEDVLITNTRLIANKTAWENPEKRTKIEQINMLLTGALEAEKLVGLKMNVPEDKVDAIMQTLPAITAPTVAHLYKSPWLSVEIVVGESVVRDLIPQLVAAGAKGIIEYSLNKVI, encoded by the coding sequence ATAATGTCCAAGGACAAGCTCAAGCTCGGCATCCCCAAGGGTTCGCTGCAGGACGCCACCATCAAGCTCTTCGCCAAGGCCGGTTGGAAGATCAACCCGAGCCACCGCAACTATTTCCCCGAGGTCGACGACGCCGACATCTCCTGCGCCATGTGCCGCGCCCAGGAGATGTCCCGCTACGTGGCCGACGGCACCCTGGACGTGGGCCTGACCGGCAAGGACTGGATCATGGAGAACGAGTCCGACGTGGTCGTGGTCTCGGACCTGGTCTACTCCAAGGTCTCCAACCGCCCGGCGCGCTGGGTCCTGGCCGTGGGCGGCGACTCGCCCTACCGCAAGCCCGAGGACCTGCAGGGCAAGAAGATCGCCACCGAGCTCGTCGGCTTCACCAAGCGCTACTTCGCCGAACGCGGCATCAAGGTCGACGTCGAGTACTCCTGGGGCGCCACCGAGGCCAAGGTCGTGCAGGGACTGTGCGACGCCATCGTCGAGGTCACCGAGACCGGCACGACCATCAAGGCCCACGGCCTGCGCATCATCGAGGACGTGCTGATCACCAACACGCGCCTCATCGCCAACAAGACCGCCTGGGAGAACCCGGAGAAGCGCACCAAGATCGAGCAGATCAACATGCTGCTGACCGGCGCGCTCGAGGCCGAGAAGCTCGTGGGCCTGAAGATGAACGTTCCCGAGGACAAGGTCGACGCCATCATGCAGACCCTGCCCGCCATCACCGCCCCCACCGTGGCCCACCTCTACAAGTCCCCGTGGCTGTCCGTGGAGATCGTGGTCGGCGAGTCCGTGGTCCGCGACCTCATCCCCCAGCTCGTGGCCGCAGGCGCCAAGGGCATCATCGAGTACAGCCTGAACAAGGTCATCTAG
- the hisI gene encoding phosphoribosyl-AMP cyclohydrolase: protein MKPDFAKCGGLVPAIVQDIEDGEVLMLAYMNEEAWDKTLETGEAHFYSRSRNTLWHKGGTSGHVQKVHNVRLDCDADTVLLIVEQVGGAACHEGYRSCFYREIVGSGEPEIVSEKVFDPKEVYK from the coding sequence ATGAAGCCTGATTTCGCCAAGTGCGGGGGGTTGGTCCCCGCCATCGTGCAGGACATCGAGGACGGAGAGGTCCTCATGCTCGCCTACATGAACGAGGAAGCCTGGGACAAGACGCTGGAGACCGGCGAGGCCCACTTCTACAGCCGCAGCCGCAACACGCTGTGGCACAAGGGCGGCACCAGCGGCCACGTGCAGAAGGTGCACAACGTGCGCCTGGACTGTGACGCCGACACCGTGCTGCTGATCGTCGAGCAGGTGGGCGGCGCCGCCTGCCACGAGGGCTACCGCTCCTGCTTCTACCGCGAGATCGTGGGCTCGGGCGAACCCGAGATCGTCTCCGAGAAAGTCTTCGACCCCAAGGAGGTCTACAAATAA
- a CDS encoding cache domain-containing protein, whose amino-acid sequence MPEVSGYIRTFRSINKRWDGAITAGMIETGRMDSDAGRLFGPLIQDMGSTRSKYSEIQRRLVDAILYEMAKKVVLEITDAAKFTINILKRNLYERTADVGYLATDAEIVSFLRRVRDASDDDADGEAAACSETLRRRLEDYRHEYTVYDEILILDTRGRICSSLARGEAYGRKSADPLLAETLRIERMQAQDKYLETFRGTDLRPGKGETLLYSQTIKDPDTQEALGVLFLCFDFKDEMERIFSDLRQGNDLMRVAVLDEGGRIIAGNDPQTLPLGLTVPVDVEAEFRLLEFEAKPYLVSTVATDGYQGFYGLTWYGMAMIGTAEAFRHGGENGGQSSGSQLRNFSRDLTAIKNESDDLLADMKLDSLNGQVKAAKFKADGFVEVLRFVNWIGDEIDGLFFDAIKNLQQTVVDALFNDVQFRAFQGNNIADRNLYERANDVCWWALTPLFRSLLARHAERGLDAAEREALTGNLQYINNLYTPYLRLLLADADGVVVACSTPPDGLNERFTDQDLPSGQDFVGMKLDPALVHRAMGLSTSKDYCVSAFEPTPLYGGRPTYVYSTAVRAQSAGEPAVGVIQIVFDAEPQFMAMLLDALPRNEMKQIVDGSFGVFADRGKRIVSSTSPDYPVGKRLNLSDRFFHLDNGERESAVVEMDGRAYAMGAQVSSGYREYKRGDGYDNDILCLVFVPI is encoded by the coding sequence ATGCCGGAAGTTTCCGGTTATATCAGGACGTTCCGCTCCATCAACAAGCGCTGGGACGGCGCCATCACCGCGGGCATGATCGAGACCGGGCGCATGGATTCGGACGCCGGCAGGCTCTTCGGCCCGCTGATCCAGGACATGGGCTCCACCCGCTCCAAGTACAGCGAGATTCAGCGCCGCCTCGTGGACGCGATCCTCTACGAGATGGCCAAGAAGGTCGTGCTCGAGATCACGGACGCGGCCAAGTTCACCATCAACATCCTCAAGCGGAACCTATACGAACGCACGGCCGACGTCGGCTACCTGGCAACGGACGCCGAGATCGTGAGCTTTCTGAGGCGCGTGCGCGACGCCTCGGACGACGACGCGGACGGAGAGGCCGCGGCCTGCTCCGAGACCCTGCGCAGGCGGCTCGAGGACTACCGCCACGAGTACACCGTCTACGACGAGATCCTCATCCTCGACACCCGGGGCAGGATCTGCTCGAGCCTCGCGCGCGGCGAGGCCTACGGCAGGAAGTCCGCCGACCCTCTGCTCGCCGAGACGCTGCGCATCGAGCGCATGCAGGCGCAGGACAAGTACCTGGAGACCTTCAGGGGGACCGACCTCAGGCCCGGCAAGGGCGAGACCCTGCTCTACTCCCAGACCATCAAGGACCCCGACACCCAGGAAGCCCTCGGCGTCCTCTTCCTCTGCTTCGATTTCAAGGACGAGATGGAGCGCATCTTCAGCGACCTGCGCCAGGGCAACGACCTCATGCGCGTGGCCGTCCTCGACGAGGGCGGGCGGATCATCGCCGGAAACGATCCCCAGACGCTGCCCCTCGGCCTCACCGTGCCCGTTGACGTCGAGGCCGAATTCCGGCTGCTCGAGTTCGAAGCCAAGCCCTATCTCGTAAGCACCGTGGCCACGGACGGCTACCAGGGATTCTACGGCCTCACGTGGTACGGCATGGCCATGATCGGCACCGCCGAGGCCTTCCGGCACGGCGGGGAGAACGGCGGCCAGTCCTCCGGATCACAGCTGCGCAACTTCTCGCGCGACCTCACCGCCATCAAGAACGAATCCGACGACCTCCTGGCCGACATGAAGCTGGACAGCCTGAACGGCCAAGTCAAGGCCGCCAAATTCAAGGCCGACGGCTTCGTCGAGGTGCTGCGCTTCGTCAACTGGATCGGCGACGAGATCGACGGCCTCTTCTTCGACGCCATCAAGAACCTCCAGCAGACCGTCGTGGACGCCCTCTTCAACGACGTGCAGTTCCGCGCCTTCCAGGGCAACAACATCGCGGACCGGAACCTCTACGAACGCGCCAACGACGTCTGCTGGTGGGCCCTTACCCCCCTCTTCCGCTCGCTGCTCGCCCGCCATGCCGAACGCGGGCTCGACGCCGCCGAACGCGAAGCCCTGACCGGCAACCTGCAGTACATCAACAACCTCTACACCCCCTACCTGCGCCTCCTGCTGGCCGACGCCGACGGCGTGGTCGTGGCCTGCTCCACCCCCCCGGACGGCCTGAACGAACGCTTCACCGACCAGGACCTGCCCTCGGGCCAGGACTTCGTGGGCATGAAGCTCGACCCGGCCCTGGTGCACAGGGCCATGGGGCTCAGCACGAGCAAGGACTACTGCGTCTCCGCCTTCGAGCCCACCCCGCTCTACGGAGGCAGGCCCACCTACGTCTACAGCACGGCCGTGCGCGCCCAGTCGGCCGGGGAGCCGGCGGTCGGCGTCATCCAGATCGTCTTCGACGCCGAGCCGCAGTTCATGGCCATGCTCCTCGACGCCCTGCCCCGCAACGAGATGAAGCAGATCGTGGACGGCAGCTTCGGCGTCTTCGCCGACCGCGGCAAACGCATCGTCTCCTCCACCAGCCCGGACTACCCCGTGGGCAAACGGCTGAACCTCTCCGACCGCTTCTTCCACCTCGACAACGGCGAACGCGAGTCCGCCGTCGTGGAGATGGACGGCCGCGCCTACGCCATGGGCGCCCAGGTCTCCTCCGGCTACCGAGAATACAAACGCGGTGACGGCTACGACAACGACATCCTCTGCCTCGTGTTCGTGCCGATCTAG
- a CDS encoding carboxymuconolactone decarboxylase family protein gives MEKKDKPPKHYRKIAERYPAFMDAVQALGKTVQEMGPLDAKTVRLIQLGAAAASLSTGSVQSHARRAREAGASREEIEHSVICLTSTLGFPNVAAALNWIDEALD, from the coding sequence ATGGAAAAGAAGGACAAGCCGCCCAAGCACTACCGCAAGATAGCGGAACGGTATCCGGCCTTCATGGACGCCGTCCAGGCCCTGGGCAAGACCGTGCAGGAGATGGGCCCCCTGGACGCCAAGACCGTGCGCCTCATCCAGCTCGGCGCGGCGGCGGCCTCGCTGTCCACCGGCTCGGTGCAGAGCCACGCGCGGCGCGCCAGGGAAGCCGGGGCCAGCCGCGAGGAGATCGAACACTCGGTCATCTGCCTGACCTCCACGCTCGGCTTCCCCAACGTGGCCGCGGCGCTCAACTGGATCGACGAGGCCCTGGACTAG
- a CDS encoding acyl-CoA thioesterase yields MILPQDTNPYGSVHGGVLMKEIDEAAAVAAMRHCRMNTVTASIDRLDFHSPVQVGELVSFKASVNGVGRTSLECGVRVEAENMLSGEVRHIASAFLTFVALDENGRPAGVPPLVPEDAEDERRMHEASWRRESRAARRRG; encoded by the coding sequence ATGATCCTGCCGCAGGACACCAACCCGTACGGCAGCGTGCACGGCGGCGTGCTGATGAAGGAGATAGACGAGGCCGCGGCCGTGGCGGCCATGCGCCATTGCCGCATGAACACGGTCACTGCCTCCATAGACCGCCTGGATTTCCATTCCCCGGTGCAGGTGGGGGAGCTCGTGAGCTTCAAGGCCTCGGTCAACGGGGTGGGGCGCACGTCGCTCGAGTGCGGCGTGCGCGTGGAGGCGGAGAACATGCTGAGCGGCGAGGTGCGCCACATCGCCTCGGCCTTCCTGACCTTCGTGGCCCTGGACGAAAACGGCCGCCCGGCCGGGGTGCCGCCGCTCGTGCCCGAGGACGCGGAGGACGAGCGCAGGATGCACGAGGCCTCCTGGCGCCGGGAGTCGCGCGCGGCCCGCCGCCGGGGCTGA